Below is a genomic region from Tumebacillus amylolyticus.
ATCCTTGGAAGTACCCCAGCGAGAAAAACGCATAGATCGTCCCGATCAACAGTGCCGTCACCGGATCGCCGAAAAAGTCGAGATAGTTGCGCGTCCAACTGTCTTTCGGATACGCGATGTCCGCCCACGACCCCATCAGCATGAGCAGAACCGGGATTAAGATCGTGAACATAACGTTTGCAAAGCTCGGCGTTTTGCGATTCGGGTTGTGACTTTGCATGTCGGCAAACTCGGCGGGAACCGTCTTGTGGATACGCTTGCCAATCCACGAGCCGTACAACGGCCCGGCGATGATCGCCGTGGGAATCCCGACGATCAACGCGTAGAGAATCGTCCGGCCTGTATCTGCACTGTACAACCCGATCGCAGTCATCGGCGCGGGATGCGGCGGTACGAGACCGTGAACGGTGGAAAGACCCGCCACGAGCGGAATCCCGATTTTCACAAGCGACATGCCGGTTTCCTTGGCAATCGTGAACACCAAGGGCACCAACAAGACGAACCCGACTTGAAAGAACACGGGGAGACCGACCAGAAACGCAACGACCATCATCGCCCAGTGGACGTTGCGTTTTCCGAAGCGGTTGATCAACGTGTGGGCAATCCGATCGGCCCCGCCGGACTCGCCCATCATTTTCCCAAGCATCGTGCCAAGCGGCAGGACGAGCGCGAGCAAGTTGAGCGTTCCGCCGATCCCGTCTTTGATCGACAGGACGATGTCGGTCGGCCTCATGCCACTGGCGAATCCGACCCCCACCGCCGTGATCAGCAAGGCGATGAACGGATTGAGTTTCCACAACGTGATCATGAGCAAAAGTGCGACGACAGCAATCACGACTATGACGAGCGGCACTGTTGATTCCTCCTTTGACTGCTCTGACTACGGTTTCGAGAACTGCCCTTTGCGTTGAAAGGCGGAGATGAGGTCGAACTCCTCCGCCACTTTTTCATAGAGGCGTTCGTAGAGGTAGTACAGTTCGAGATAGGTTTCGGTGTTTCGGGGATTCGGTTCATGGCGTTCGGAGATCTGAATCCACGATTTCACGATGTTCAGGTCGTCGATGTCTCCGATGCCTTTCAAGGCGAGCACCGCCGCCCCCAGCGCCGACGCTTCATGACTTTGCGGCACCATCACTTCCCGTCCCAGCACGTCGGAGAGAATCTGCCGCCACAGCGGAGACCGCGCAAAACCGCCCGATGCGCGCACGTCTTTGGCGTGTCCCGCCAGATCGCGCAGGGCGATGCCCACGGAGAACACACCCAAAATGACGCCTTCGAGCGCCGCCCGGACGAGATGCTCCCGTTTGTGATGCAACGACAAACCGAAAAACACGCCCCGCGCATTGGCATTCCAATACGGAGCCCGCTCCCCCGAAAGCAACGGGAGAAAAATCAACCCCTCCGCCCCCGGCGGGATGCGTTCCGCCGATCCGATCATGAGATCGTACGGATCGACGCCCAGCCGTTTGGCGACTTCCGTTTCGGCCATGCCCATCTCATCGCGCAACCAACGCAACACGATGCCCCCGTTGTTGGTCGGCCCTCCGATGACCCAATGCTGCTCCGACAGCGCGTAGCAAAACGTCCGCGCGCGCGGGTCGGTCAAGGGACGATCGACGACCGTCCGAATCGCACCGCTCGTGCCGATCGTCACGGCGACTTCGCCCGGGCCAATCGCTCCCACGCCGAGGTTGGCGAGCACGCCGTCACTCGCTCCGACGATGAACGGCAAGTCGGTCCGCACGCCCATACGCTCTGCGAGGTCGGGTTTCATCCCCGTCAACACGTGCGTCGTCGACACAGGCTCTGCCAGTTGTTCGGGAGAAATTCCGAGCAGTTGCAGAGCTTCCTCGTCCCATTGCAAGCGTTCGAGGTTGAACATCCCCGTGGCCGAGGCGATGGAGTAGTCCACGACGAACTTCCCAAACAGACGATACAGGACGTACTCTTTGATCGAGACAAACTTCGCGGTCTGCTTGAACAACTCCGGCTGCTCCTCGCGCATCCAGAGAATCTTCGCGAGCGGAGACATCGGGTGAATCGGGGTGCCGGTTCGCTGGTAGATCGCGTGGCCGCCCAATTCGGTTTTGATCCGCCGCGCTTGTTCCACGCTGCGGTTGTCCGCCCAGATGATCGTGCGGGTGAGCGGCGTGCCGTCCGCTTTCAAAGCGATCAGCGAGTGCATCGCACAACTGAACCCGATGGCCCGCACCTGGGAAGCTTCCGTGTTTGCTTTGATCAGCGCTTGTTTCACACTGTCGAGCACCGCTTGCAAAATCTGTTCAGGGTCTTGTTCAGCCCATGACGGGTGTGGTTGCAAAATCGGATAATCAACAGCATGCGCCGCGATGACTTTACCCTCTGGGCCGAATACGACCGCTTTCGTAGAGGTCGTTCCGATGTCGAGTCCCAACACGACTTGGTTGTCTATCATGTCATTCCCACCTTTTTGTACCTGTCTGGCATAGTGTTGCGTGCAAGTCCATGATTTATGAAAAAAAAGCTCTCCCCGCACCGAAGTACGGGGAGAGCTTTTTTGGGTACCAGATTCTATCGCAGGGACCTCAACCGCCAAGGTATGCTTTCTTGATCTCGTCGGAAGCTGCCAGTTCCTGTGCCGCACCTGCGAGCACGATCTTGCCGGTCTCGATGACGTACGCACGATGTGCAATCGAGAGCGCCATGTTCGCGTTCTGCTCGACGAGCAGAACGGTGGTGCCGGACTGGTTGATCTCTTCGACGATGTTGAAAATCTCGCGGACGAGCAGCGGAGCCAGACCCATCGACGGCTCGTCGAGCAGAAGCAACTTCGGGCGCGCCATCAGCGCACGGCCCATCGCAAGCATCTGCTGTTCACCGCCGGAGAGAGTGCCTGCCATCTGCTTGGAGCGTTCGCGCAGACGAGAGAAGCGCTTGTAGACGCCTTCCAAGTCTTCGGCGATGCCCTTTTTGTCCTTGCGCAGAAACGCGCCGAGTTCGAGGTTCTCTTCGACCGACATGTTCGCAAATACGCGACGGCCTTCCGGGCAGTGCGACATGCCGCGCTTCACGATCTCTTGCGCCACTTTGCCGTGAATCGCGTCGCCCGAGAACTCGATGGTGCCCGACTTCGGCTTCAACAGGCCGGAGATCGTTTTCAAGATCGTCGATTTGCCGGCGCCGTTGGCACCGATCAGCGTGACGATCTCGCCCTCCTTGATCTCGAAGGAGACCCCTTTGAGCGCATGGATCGCGCCGTAGTACACGTTGATGTCCTTAACTGCTAACATCGGGCTACACCTCCTGGCCCAGATAGGCTTCGATGACTTTCGGGTTGGTACGAATCTGTTCCGGGGTCCCGGAGGCAATCATCTGTCCGCGGTCGAGCACATAGATGCGCTCGCACACGCCCATGACCAGACCCATGTCGTGCTCAATCAAGAGAATCGTAATCTTGAACTCATCGCGAATCCAACGGATCAAGTTCATCAGATCAACCGTCTCTTGCGGGTTCATCCCCGCCGCCGGCTCATCGAGCAACAGGAGCTTCGGCTTGGCTGCGAGTGCACGGGCGATCTCCAGACGGCGTTGTTCGCCGTACGGGAGATTTTTTGCAATCTCGTCCTTTTTGCCTTCGAGCTTGAAGATTTTCAGGAACTCGATCGCTTTCTCCGCCATGTCCGCTTCCCCTTTGAAGTGCTTCGGCAAGCGGAAAATCGAAGAGAACAGACCGTGCGACGCGTGCATGTTGTACGCAACCATGACGTTTTCCAAAACGGTCATGTCTCCGAAGAGGCGGATGTTCTGGAACGTCCGTGCCGCACCGCGCTTGGTGATTTGATACGGTTTGAGTCCGTTGACGCGGGAACCGCCGAAGAGAATCTCGCCTTCGGACGGCTCGTAGACGCCGGTCAGCAAGTTGAACAGGGTGGTTTTGCCCGCCCCGTTCGGGCCGATCAGCCCGACCAGTTCGCCGTCTGCGACTTCCAAGTTTACATCGGAGACTGCCTTCAGACCGCCAAAGATACGGGAGACTTTCTCCGCTTTAAGGAGTTGTTGTTGTGCCGCCATTTTTGGTCGCCCCCCCTCTCTTCTTGAAGAGCTTCATCACGTCTACGTTGCCAAGCAAACCCTTCGGACGGAAGATCATCGTCAGGATGAGGATCAGCGAGTAGATAATCATGCGCCACTCCGGAATGTCCTGCAAGAAGGTGAAGAGCAACGTCAGCAACACCGTACCGACCACGACGCCCAGCGTACTGCCGAGGCCGCCGAGTACGACGAAGACGAGAATTTCGAAAGACTTCATGAAGTTGTAGCTGCCCGGTGCGATTCCGTAGAAGTAATGAGCGGAGATGGCACCCGCCATGCCGGCGAAGAACGCGCCGACAACGAAGGCGATGACTTTGTAGCGAGTGACGTTGATCCCCATCGCTTCTGCGGCGATTTCGTTTTCACGAACGGAGATCATCGCACGGCCGTGCGTGGACTTGACGATGTTCTGAATCACGATGACCGTGATCAAAACGAGGAAGAAGACCCACGACCAGTTCGTGACGCGCTCGATGCCGTTGAGGCCCGCCGCGCCGCCGACGTAATCGTTGTTCAACCAGACGATGCGGATGATCTCCCCGAAACCGAGCGTTGCGATGGCGAGGTAGTCGCCTTTCAAACGAAGGGTCGGGAAGCCGATGATCAGACCGGCAACCGCCGCAGCCAGACAGCCGCAGATCAAAGCGAGCGGGAACGAGTAGCCCAAGTTGGTCGTCATGATCGCCGAGACGTACGCCCCGATCGACATGAAGCCCGCATGGCCGATGGAGAACTGACCGGTGAAGCCGTTGATCAAGTTCAAGGAAACCGCCAAGATGATGTTGATCCCGAGCATGACGAGAGTATCAACATAGAAGTCATTGAGGATCTCGCCCGAGATCAGTGCTTGGACCACCCCATAGAACACAAGGCTGATCGCAATTCCTAAGAAAAACCGCTTGTTCATTGAGTCTCCACCTACACTTTCTCGCGGACGTTTTTACCGAACAGGCCGGTCGGTTTGAAGATGAGGATCAAGATCAAGATGCCGAACGCAACGCCGTCGCGCCACAGCGACATGCCCGGAATCGATTGAACGCCGGTTTCGACGACGCCAAGCAGCAAGCCGCCGACCAATGCGCCCGGGATGATCCCGATGCCGCCGAGAACCGCTGCAACGAACGCTTTCAGACCCGGAATGATGCCCATCAGCGGGTCAACGGACGGATACATGACGGCGAAGACGACACCCGCCGCACCTGCCAGAGCCGAACCGATGGCAAACGTGGCCGAGATCGTCGAGTCAACATTGATCCCCATGAGGCGTGCAGCTTCCATATCGAAGGAAACGGCGCGCATCGCTTTGCCGATTTTGGTGCGGTGTACGACGAATTGCAGAACGGCCATCAAGATGACGGTAACTGCGAGGACGATGATCTGGATGGAATCGATGGTCACATCGCCCCACAGGGTGTAGGTCGATTTCGTGACGATTTCCGGGAAGCCCTGCGCTTGTGCGCCGAGGGTGATGATCCCGAGGTTTTCCAAGAGGAACGAGACGCCGATTGCCGTGATCAAAATGACGATGCGGGCCGCGTTGCGCAAGGGCTTGTACGCCAAACGCTCGATGAGGACACCGAGAATGCCGCAGACCACCATCGCAAGAATCAGCGAGAGAATCAGTCCGAGACCCGCTTTCGCCGCGAAGTACCCGGTGTACGCACCGACGAAGAAGACGTCGCCGTGTGCAAAGTTGATCAGTTTGATGATGCCGTAGACCATTGTGTACCCCAACGCGATCAAGGCGTAGATCGAGCCGATGGAGATCCCGTTGATGAGCTGTTGGACGAGATAATCGAAAGTCATGAGTACAACACCTCTCTTCGTTCAAGTCTGTATTGAATTATTCATTTCATGAAAAAAGGGGAGCTGTCGTGTCGCTCGACACCGGCTCCCCTCCAAAAAACGCAACCTACGGTTGGACTTTGGTATTGAAAGTTTGCTTGCCGTCCTTGTATTCGAGGACAACGGCTGCCTTGACCGGGTCGTGGTTTTTATCGAGTGCAATTTTACCGGTTACGCCTTCAAAGTCTTTGGTGTTTGCGAGTGCTTCTTTTACTTTTTCCTTGTCCGTGGAGCCTGCGCGCTTGACTGCGTCAGCTACCATGAAGGTCGCATCGTAGCCGAGAACGGCCATTGCATCCGGAACGGTGTTGTACTTCGCTTTGAATGCGTCGATGAACTTCTTGACTTTCGGGTCCGGATCTTCAGCGGTGTAGTGGTTGGAGATGAAGGTGTTGTTCAGGTTGTCTTTACCTGCAATCTCCACGAGTTGCGGAGCATCCCAGCCGTCGCCGCCTTCGATTGCTGCGGTGATGCCCATTTCGCGGGCTTGCTTGACGATCTTGCCGACTTCTTCGTAGTAGCCCGGTACCCAGATGACATCCGGGTTCAAGGTCTTGATGCGGGTCAGGACCGCTTTGAAGTCGGTGTCTTTGGTTTGGTAGGACTCGGACGCTACGATCTTGCCGCCCTTGGATTCGAATTCGGACTTGAAGGACTTCGCCAGACCTTTGGAGTAGTCGGAGGAGTTGTCGATATAGATAACTGCGTTCTTCGCTTTGAGGTTGCCTGCGGAGAAGTCCGCCATGACTTTCCCTTGGAAGGAGTCGATGAAGCAAGCGCGGAACACGTAGTCGTTGAGTTTGTTTTTCTTGCTGTCGAACGTGATGTCATCGTTCGTGGCCGACGGGGTCAGCATCGGGATTTTCTTGTTGTTCGCCACTTCAACTGCAGCGAAGGTGTCGCCGGAGATCGCAGCGCCCATCAGCACGTCGACTTTGTCTTCGGTGATCAGTTTGGTTGCGGTACGGGTGGACTCTTCCTTTTTGGACGCGTTGTCCGCGGAGACGATCTCGATTTTCTTGCCGTTTACGCCGCCTGCTTTGTTGATTTCTTCGACTGCGAGGTTGATCCCGTTCAACTGGGATTGGCCAAACGCAGCGACCGCACCGGTCAACTCCAAGTTGGTACCGATCTTAATGGTGTCGCTGTTGGAGGAAGAGGTGGTTGCCTTGGAACCGCAACCTACCAGTGCAGTCGTCACAGTCAGTGCTGCCGTTACGGCGATAAACTTTTTGCCCATCATCATCGAAAAAAGCCCCCTTTTTCTTGGTCAAACCGTTATTGTGTCTGTCTATGAACAATAACGTTGTAGATTGTTACATGAGTGTAAAAGTTCAGAATTATTTATGGATTCATAGTACACGAAATATTTTGAGCCTTCACCTGCCATATCTCTTAATTTTCGACTATTTTCGCCTGAAATGAGATATTAGGATTGAATTGCGCTTGTTTTCGCGCTCCCACCTCGATTCTATGCAGGACAAGATCAAGAGATGCTAGGAAAACATAGAATCTCGTAGTATATTAACCAGAGAGACCTGAACCATGAGGTGAAAGAAAACATGAGGATCGTCTATGATACGCCTTGGTTGGATGACGGATATTGGTTGTTGATTGTCGGACTTCCGGTCTTGTTGTTCATCGGCTTTTTCTTGGCCAAGATTCTGTTCAAGGACCGGGAGTACGATGTGCCGCAGAACGTGGTGGTCATGCCGCACGATCTTTTGTGGCGGACCTATACCAATGATTACCGTATCATTATGGAAATCTCGCGAGCGGTCGTCCAAGTGCAATCGTTTCCACCCGTTACTTATCACCAGATCTACCTCCATCTGCAATCAGAAGAAGCACACCGCGTGGCGTCAACCATCGGCACGTTCCACGTCTATCGCGAGCATGACATTCGCTCGTATTTAGACGAAGTGGATGCCCTCCGCCAAAGCCAGTTCCGCGGCTGATCCCGCCGGGAGAAAGGAACGACCTCGATGCCTGCCTCTTCGTCTACCAAACAACCTTCACTTCTACAAAAATGGGTACGGGCCGTTCGACCGCCGTCCCTGATCGCGGCGATTCTTCCGGTGTTGCTCGGCGGCGGTTTGGCACTGCTTGACCGTGGCTTTGACGGCTGGACTTTCCTGCTGACGATGATCGCAGTGCTGCTGATTCAAGCGGGCAGCAACCTGCTCAACGAATACTACGACGATCTCAAAGGGGCCGACGCCCACGGCGTTTCCGACGGCGTTCTGCACAAAGGCTGGCTGCTGCCGCAACAGCTCTGGGTCAGCGCCTGGACCTGCTACATACTGGCCCTTCTGCTGGGCGGATATCTCGTCTCCGTCGGCGGCTGGCTGGTTCTCGTGCTTGGCATCGTCGGACTGCTCGGCAGCATCTTGTACTCCGCCACTTCATGGGCGCTTTCGTATCATGCCCTCGGCGAAGTGACGATGTTCCTGCTCAGCGGGCCGTTGGTGACGCTCGGCACGTACTATGTCATGGTCAAGATCGCCTACACCTACGTCTTGCTCTCCGGCGTGCCGTACGGATTGCTTGCGATGGCGGTCACGCACGTTCACAACCTGCGCGACATTCGCCACGACAAAGCGATCGGCAAGCGCACTCTCGCGTCTGTCTTGCCACAACGTCCGGCGAATCGTCTGTTCTACATCTTGCTCCTGTTCGTTTATGTGATTCCCGTCGTGCTCTGGGCGATGGAAGTCATCCCGACGCTGTCTCTGCTCCCCCTGCTCACGTTTCCGCTGGCGGTGCGCATCATCCGCACCGTTCGCCCGACGACCGATCCGGTGGAGTTGAACATGGCGTTTGGGCTGACCGCTCTGCTTGAGCTCTTGTTCGGGATCTTGCAAGTCTTCGGCGTCTTTTTGTACTACTTCACGCACCTATAGCACGCATAGAAAAAAGCCAACGTCCTCCTCGCGGGAGAACGTTGGCTTTTTTTGTTAGACCCATACGATATGCAGAAGCCACGCGACGGCAGAGCCGATGAGAGCTCCGGCTGTCACGTCAAAGGGATAGTGGACGCCGACGTAGAGGCGGGCGTACGCCATGAGCGCGGCAAGCACCAGCATCCCTGCACCCCAAATCGGCGCACCCAAAAAAACCGCGACGGCGAGCGCAAATCCGCAAGCGCTGTGGTTGCTCGGGAACGAGAAACTCGGCTCGTGCTCCAGCAGCGGTTGAAAACTCTCTTGCACGAACGGACGGTCTCGATGTTTCAAGCGTCCGATGCCTTCGTTGATCCCCCGTGTCAGAACCGCCGCTGCAACCGCTTGCAGGACGAGCCACGCGCCTGAGGTGCCCGAATACACCACCACCAACCCCATGACGAGAAACAGCCAGAGCGGGCCCTTGGAGGCCATGTGGACCATCATGCGGTCCACGGAGCGTCGACGCCCGACTACACTGCGAATTTTTTGAAGGATGATCTTGTCCATATCCCCATGATACCACAGGCTGTAGGACTAGTTCCGCTTGTCGAGGATGCGAACCGCTTTGCCTTCACTGCGTGCAATCGATTGCGGCGGGTGAATCTTCAAGCCGATGGAGACGCCGAGCGCATCTTTGAGCATATGTCCGACTCGCTTGGAGAGAGTCTCCGTTTCCGAGGCAATGGCGAGCTCTTGGAGAACTTCGACGTGCAGTTCCACTTGGTCGAGCGCCCCGTCTCGGGACAACACGACTTGGTAATGCGGAGCGAGTTCCTGTACGGTCAGCAAGATGGCTTCCAACTCGCTCGGGAAAACGTTCACACCGCGGATGATCATCATGTCGTCGATGCGGCCCTTGATCCGCGCCATCCGACGCGTGGTCCGCCCGCAAGAGCATGGCTGTGAAGTCAACGCCGAAATGTCGCCCGTGCGATAACGGATCACCGGGAACGCTTCCTTGGTCAACGAGGTGAACACCAACTCGCCAAATTCCCCCTCCGGCAGCGGTTGCAGGGTCTCCGGGTCGATGATCTCCGCATAGAAATGGTCTTCGGCAATATGCAGGCCGTTCTGCTCTTCGTGACATTCACAAGCAACACCCGGTCCCATCACTTCGCTGAGGCCGTAGATGTCGATCGCCTTCAAGCCCCAGACGCGTTCCAATGCTTGACGCATCTCATCCGTCCACGGTTCCGCACCGAAGATGCCGTATTGAATCGAGCTTTGCGCCGGGTCAAAGCCTTGGCGTTGCATCTCTTCGGCAATGTTCAACGCGTAGGAAGGCGTGCAGCAGATGCCGCGCGGTTCAAAGTCTTGGATCAACGTAATTTGGCGGGACGTCTGTCCACCCGAAACAGGCACGACCGTCGCGCCCATCGCTTCAGCGCCGGCATGCAAGCCGAGTCCGCCTGTGAACAACCCATAGCCGTATGCATTATGGAACATATCTCCCGGACGTCCGCCCGCGAGGCAAATGGAACGGGCGACGATCTCCGCCCAATTTTCAAGATCGCGTTTGGTATAGCCGACAACGGTCGGTTTCCCCTTGGTACCCGAGGAACCGTGGATGCGCGCCACTTCGTCGCGGTCGCACGCAAACAGACCGAAGGGATAATTGTCCCGCAGGTCTTTTTTTACGGTAAACGGCAGAGAAGCTACATCATCCAAAGAGTGAATCTCCAGTGGATTCACACCCATCGCTTCAAACTTCTCCCGATAAAAAGGCA
It encodes:
- a CDS encoding phosphatase PAP2 family protein; the encoded protein is MDKIILQKIRSVVGRRRSVDRMMVHMASKGPLWLFLVMGLVVVYSGTSGAWLVLQAVAAAVLTRGINEGIGRLKHRDRPFVQESFQPLLEHEPSFSFPSNHSACGFALAVAVFLGAPIWGAGMLVLAALMAYARLYVGVHYPFDVTAGALIGSAVAWLLHIVWV
- the paaK gene encoding phenylacetate--CoA ligase PaaK, which codes for MIFNERMETLERKRLQELQMERLRATVKRVAERVPFYREKFEAMGVNPLEIHSLDDVASLPFTVKKDLRDNYPFGLFACDRDEVARIHGSSGTKGKPTVVGYTKRDLENWAEIVARSICLAGGRPGDMFHNAYGYGLFTGGLGLHAGAEAMGATVVPVSGGQTSRQITLIQDFEPRGICCTPSYALNIAEEMQRQGFDPAQSSIQYGIFGAEPWTDEMRQALERVWGLKAIDIYGLSEVMGPGVACECHEEQNGLHIAEDHFYAEIIDPETLQPLPEGEFGELVFTSLTKEAFPVIRYRTGDISALTSQPCSCGRTTRRMARIKGRIDDMMIIRGVNVFPSELEAILLTVQELAPHYQVVLSRDGALDQVELHVEVLQELAIASETETLSKRVGHMLKDALGVSIGLKIHPPQSIARSEGKAVRILDKRN
- a CDS encoding branched-chain amino acid ABC transporter permease, with protein sequence MTFDYLVQQLINGISIGSIYALIALGYTMVYGIIKLINFAHGDVFFVGAYTGYFAAKAGLGLILSLILAMVVCGILGVLIERLAYKPLRNAARIVILITAIGVSFLLENLGIITLGAQAQGFPEIVTKSTYTLWGDVTIDSIQIIVLAVTVILMAVLQFVVHRTKIGKAMRAVSFDMEAARLMGINVDSTISATFAIGSALAGAAGVVFAVMYPSVDPLMGIIPGLKAFVAAVLGGIGIIPGALVGGLLLGVVETGVQSIPGMSLWRDGVAFGILILILIFKPTGLFGKNVREKV
- a CDS encoding ABC transporter ATP-binding protein, with translation MLAVKDINVYYGAIHALKGVSFEIKEGEIVTLIGANGAGKSTILKTISGLLKPKSGTIEFSGDAIHGKVAQEIVKRGMSHCPEGRRVFANMSVEENLELGAFLRKDKKGIAEDLEGVYKRFSRLRERSKQMAGTLSGGEQQMLAMGRALMARPKLLLLDEPSMGLAPLLVREIFNIVEEINQSGTTVLLVEQNANMALSIAHRAYVIETGKIVLAGAAQELAASDEIKKAYLGG
- a CDS encoding gluconate:H+ symporter produces the protein MPLVIVVIAVVALLLMITLWKLNPFIALLITAVGVGFASGMRPTDIVLSIKDGIGGTLNLLALVLPLGTMLGKMMGESGGADRIAHTLINRFGKRNVHWAMMVVAFLVGLPVFFQVGFVLLVPLVFTIAKETGMSLVKIGIPLVAGLSTVHGLVPPHPAPMTAIGLYSADTGRTILYALIVGIPTAIIAGPLYGSWIGKRIHKTVPAEFADMQSHNPNRKTPSFANVMFTILIPVLLMLMGSWADIAYPKDSWTRNYLDFFGDPVTALLIGTIYAFFSLGYFQGFNRDAVLKFTNESFGPIAGILLTIGAGGAFNKVLQNSGVGKYIAEISAHSNMSPVLLAWSVAALIRVATGSATVAMLTAAGIVAPIAHTMTGVNIELLVLATGAGSLILSHVNDSGFWMIKEYFGMTVKETLMTWTAMETILSLVALVLILLLDVVV
- the gntK gene encoding gluconokinase, producing MIDNQVVLGLDIGTTSTKAVVFGPEGKVIAAHAVDYPILQPHPSWAEQDPEQILQAVLDSVKQALIKANTEASQVRAIGFSCAMHSLIALKADGTPLTRTIIWADNRSVEQARRIKTELGGHAIYQRTGTPIHPMSPLAKILWMREEQPELFKQTAKFVSIKEYVLYRLFGKFVVDYSIASATGMFNLERLQWDEEALQLLGISPEQLAEPVSTTHVLTGMKPDLAERMGVRTDLPFIVGASDGVLANLGVGAIGPGEVAVTIGTSGAIRTVVDRPLTDPRARTFCYALSEQHWVIGGPTNNGGIVLRWLRDEMGMAETEVAKRLGVDPYDLMIGSAERIPPGAEGLIFLPLLSGERAPYWNANARGVFFGLSLHHKREHLVRAALEGVILGVFSVGIALRDLAGHAKDVRASGGFARSPLWRQILSDVLGREVMVPQSHEASALGAAVLALKGIGDIDDLNIVKSWIQISERHEPNPRNTETYLELYYLYERLYEKVAEEFDLISAFQRKGQFSKP
- a CDS encoding ABC transporter ATP-binding protein, encoding MAAQQQLLKAEKVSRIFGGLKAVSDVNLEVADGELVGLIGPNGAGKTTLFNLLTGVYEPSEGEILFGGSRVNGLKPYQITKRGAARTFQNIRLFGDMTVLENVMVAYNMHASHGLFSSIFRLPKHFKGEADMAEKAIEFLKIFKLEGKKDEIAKNLPYGEQRRLEIARALAAKPKLLLLDEPAAGMNPQETVDLMNLIRWIRDEFKITILLIEHDMGLVMGVCERIYVLDRGQMIASGTPEQIRTNPKVIEAYLGQEV
- a CDS encoding ABC transporter substrate-binding protein — its product is MMGKKFIAVTAALTVTTALVGCGSKATTSSSNSDTIKIGTNLELTGAVAAFGQSQLNGINLAVEEINKAGGVNGKKIEIVSADNASKKEESTRTATKLITEDKVDVLMGAAISGDTFAAVEVANNKKIPMLTPSATNDDITFDSKKNKLNDYVFRACFIDSFQGKVMADFSAGNLKAKNAVIYIDNSSDYSKGLAKSFKSEFESKGGKIVASESYQTKDTDFKAVLTRIKTLNPDVIWVPGYYEEVGKIVKQAREMGITAAIEGGDGWDAPQLVEIAGKDNLNNTFISNHYTAEDPDPKVKKFIDAFKAKYNTVPDAMAVLGYDATFMVADAVKRAGSTDKEKVKEALANTKDFEGVTGKIALDKNHDPVKAAVVLEYKDGKQTFNTKVQP
- the menA gene encoding 1,4-dihydroxy-2-naphthoate octaprenyltransferase, with protein sequence MPASSSTKQPSLLQKWVRAVRPPSLIAAILPVLLGGGLALLDRGFDGWTFLLTMIAVLLIQAGSNLLNEYYDDLKGADAHGVSDGVLHKGWLLPQQLWVSAWTCYILALLLGGYLVSVGGWLVLVLGIVGLLGSILYSATSWALSYHALGEVTMFLLSGPLVTLGTYYVMVKIAYTYVLLSGVPYGLLAMAVTHVHNLRDIRHDKAIGKRTLASVLPQRPANRLFYILLLFVYVIPVVLWAMEVIPTLSLLPLLTFPLAVRIIRTVRPTTDPVELNMAFGLTALLELLFGILQVFGVFLYYFTHL
- a CDS encoding branched-chain amino acid ABC transporter permease, encoding MNKRFFLGIAISLVFYGVVQALISGEILNDFYVDTLVMLGINIILAVSLNLINGFTGQFSIGHAGFMSIGAYVSAIMTTNLGYSFPLALICGCLAAAVAGLIIGFPTLRLKGDYLAIATLGFGEIIRIVWLNNDYVGGAAGLNGIERVTNWSWVFFLVLITVIVIQNIVKSTHGRAMISVRENEIAAEAMGINVTRYKVIAFVVGAFFAGMAGAISAHYFYGIAPGSYNFMKSFEILVFVVLGGLGSTLGVVVGTVLLTLLFTFLQDIPEWRMIIYSLILILTMIFRPKGLLGNVDVMKLFKKRGGATKNGGTTTTP